The following is a genomic window from Malus sylvestris chromosome 7, drMalSylv7.2, whole genome shotgun sequence.
atttcgaaggtttCCTTACCTGAAACTTGTATCAATCGACTTGTCTGAGCTTCACAAACACTAAGGTAGTCTTAAAACCTTCGATCTGGGAGGTTTGAAAGGTCCTGATGCTTGTCTGTACAAGTATATGGAAATGGATACAGAAAattgagagggaagagagagagagagggtcaaCGACAGTGGGTGTGTATGTGTGGTATGTGTGTGAGTGGTCCAACCAACCAAAAGCAATGAAATACTTaattctaattgggtccaaccaATTAGGGTTTAACATAATTGTCCACATCCATAATTTAAATCATATGTCACCACCACATAACTcaattaaaactcaacaacCAAGGGTAATATCGTCAATTCACATCCTCGAGAATAAActtttgggacgggctgtgacacaatTTGATTTGAAGCACTCAAGCAATTCAAAAAAACGCTTGAAAGATGAAATTCAAACACTGATATAATCTCATTCACATGAGTCACAGTATTTCGGGACTGAATTTTGGGCTGAAATTTGAGAGTTTTGTGTTGTGGGTTAAAATTTGGGCTTTTGAACTAATTTTTTGTCACCCAATTTCATATCAAttgaaatttaagttttttacCTCAAACCAATTGCAATACCAATTCATTCATGCCATTTAAGGTTCCAAAGTTCCAAACTATTTAATTTCATACTTCTATTTCTAATATAGTTTACTATCAAACTACTTAAGTTCAACACTTAAGCATGCAACgcaactaaaataaataaatatatatatgttggttCGTTTTGGAATTCCCGAACCATTGAATATGTAATTCTGATTCCAATACCTAAAGGCTCAAGATCGATTCAGTATAGAGTCCCGAAAATTTAGGTACTATCGATTTGAGAATTTTTCGCTATTGGATCgggatttttttttggtttggtttcgaaTTTCAGTAAAAATTCCagtgataaaataaaataaaataaagaatggGACTTTTCAGCATACGGTATATGCCAAAAGGACAGATTATACAAATAGGACAGCCCCACGagacatttttcttttatagcCCCTTGTTCAACGGAGTCTCAACGCGTTGGCTCCCCATGTTCCTTCCAATAATGGTTCAGCTCTTTCATTCAACCTTgatcatcaccaccaccatatCACTCTTGCAGAGTTGTAGTAGTTGTAGGAAATTTTAGCTTGAGCTCATTTGGCCGATTCCTCAAGTCCGAGTCTCCGAGGAGAGTATCCGGAAAATGTATGAGCCAGTTAAACAGTGTTCCTCTATTCATATGTACGGGAGACCTCATTTGTACATGATAGACCTCGCGTACATGTTTCGAGAGGAAGGTTATAAACATGTAAAACCTTGTCCGAACTATTACCCATGCCCTTATAATATCGTACCATTGGAGAAGACGGGGCTCCAATCATGGTTTTGGGGTGGCCGGAGTTGCACTTCTACAAGGAGTGAGGGGACTCGAGGAGTTAATGGCAGTGTGATTATGCTTTACCTTGCAAACCGGCGGGGGACTCGAGGCGTGGGAACGACTACATCTCGACCAGATTTCATCAAAGCGATGCGATCCTTGATTGTGTTGTCAAACAATCTGTTGTCTGGATTCTCTGCATAGCAGACAAAGTAACTACCTACACAAGCATGTGGTAGTGCCATGGCTATCCTCGTCTGGAAAAAGCATCAAATTAATAGAAATTTGTTAGGTTAAGGTGTTAATTAGGTATTTAAATAACTAATAAGCAACAAAGATTAGAGAATTAACAAGTTGATCACATAGTTCATATGCATAAAATGAATAATAGAGTATGAAAAGAGACCAACCATAAGGTATCCAATGAAGAATGTAAGGAGGGAAATGGTGGCTGTGAAACTTTGGTGCACTCTAGCGGTCCAAGCCGCCACAACTATGACACAGATAGAGCCACTGCAGACGCCGGTTAGGAAGCAGATTGAGCTGGTAATGTCGGAATCAACAATTGGTTCCATTTCTTGCCGTTCAAAGAGCTCCCAGGTGTCTTGTGATGCCCTCACAAAACCTTTCCCATACACTGCTATCTGCAGCAATTGGTCATATTGTGTTATTGAAATATTGATCAGCTGGCAAAACTAGTATACTTTGCTAGGCAAAATAAGGACTCGTTTGGAAGTATTTTCAAAATGgctgaaagcgtttttggtaATGGTTTTTGGTACCAATCATTAGCAAAGATGCAAGTGAATCTtggaaaagcacttgaagtgctttctgcaagagGCACTTGACTGGTATGCAAACGGAATCACAAAGTGAATTGACAATGGCTTACAAACGTACCTGTATGAAGGCCCAGCCGTTGCCATATCTGAAGATGCACTCCATGACTTTGAGACAGCAATGTGCACAAGAAAACATGAACTCATCTTCTCCCTTGAGTAAATTTAAAGCCCGAGCAACAATTCTCAGTGCTTCAATTGAAGGTAGAAAGAGTGAACCCAAACAAGCACTTCCAAGATTTTTACTCAAGGCTCTCTGGAAGCAAAATTGAGTATTAGATTGCATTCCTCTGAGATAATAAAGAGAAATTACCCTACTGACGGTCATATTTGCAACGTTCCTCATTACTTCAGCTGTCCAAGCTAAGCTCAAGACCAATAAAATTATGATCAGTGGAGGAAAGTAGAAATTCAAGGCTCCTATCACAGCTAGAATCAACAGGGACATCCACAGAAATCCGACCCCAAGCATCCAATAAGTGGGTTGATTCAAATCGGGGAACTTCGATACGGGTTCCAGCGATTTGATCAATATCTTGCTACAAAATCCTATCCGCTGTGTGATCCAACAAGCGTATAAGCCATTGCCTATCGCAAATGCAATAAAGCAGACTGCAACGCCATCGGTGGGAGGCTTTTGGAAGCAAATTAGCAGAATTCCGGCAGATAGAGACATGACAAAAGTGGTCCATAGTATGAAATGAATAAAAAACTTAGGCCATAGCCTGACTGCCTTTTGCCATGCAAATGCAAAAACAATGCTTAAAAGAGATGCAGCTTCGACTTGTGGTAGAAAAAACTTCAACACTCGTTTCTCGGCTCTTTTAACCTTGTTGTCTGATGCTTCTATCAGCCCTTGAACTCCCCTGAACAGAAGGAAACCGACTAGCCCAATGGCTGCAACCATGTGCAGAAGAAACAGAAACAGAGATATCTTGTTGGTGTATTTTCTTGAATTCAGTGTTGTAAAAGATGGCTGGTCAAAAAATTGAGACAAAACCCATTAAAATATCAGATTGATAACTACAAAATTCTCCCCAAAAAATTCATGCTCTACCAGATAAATGGCTGCCAAActgattaaaaatatttaggACCACAAGTTCTGCAATTAATCTTTTTATGTCACTAAATGGGATCAGCTATAAGAACCCAGAACGTCATTGTGCTCAGTTTTGCACAAGTCTCAATCTCAATAAACAAGTCCCAGAAAAATGGCTTGTATCATTTCCTTTCTACACTCATCAAAGATATTTAGGATAAAAATAACATATAtctcaaattttcaagaaaaaaaatgagatatCTTTGTCTAATCTTTCATAAACATCACTTAACTGACAAAACCTTATACCACTAAATGGATCGGCAATATGAACCTAGATTGCCACTGCACTCTGTTTTGCGTCAAGTCTCAATCTCAATAAACAAGTCCCAGAAAAATGATCTGTATCATTTCCTTTCAGCACTAATCAAGGATATTTAGGAACCAAAcataaaaatctcaaattttcaaGAATAAAAATGAGATATCTTTGTTTAATCTTTCTTAAGCATCACTTAATTAACTTGAAAATCACTCAAATTGCTTTAAAATTACAACTGAAGAAAGTTGGTATCCTAAGTCGTTTAAAacctttaattttgttttgatgagaaagattaaaataaaatataaaaaaaagaagaaaaagaaaacttacttgTGGGGTTGGTGTAGAACGAGGCTGAGAATGCTGGGGAGTGTTGGTGTGAGAGGCGAACTGAGGAGGGGAAGGAGTAGCAGTAGCACCACcatgaccaccaccaaagcctcTGATATTAGAGAACCGAaccggcggcggcggcggagttGCAGCTCTGGTTTTGCTATTTATTACAATTCTCAAAGGGTTTGTTGGATTCAGCCTCTGCAGCATTGACATATGAACATCTCCTTCACTCTCATTCtgattaatattattatttccaTGATTAGTATTAATATTAATGTTTCTCTCAGCTGCCACCGCCTGTTCTTCAAAACCCACCTCCCCTTCCACAACATCTCTcacatcctcctcctcctcctcctcctcctcctccttcctcccaTAGTCCTCTCTCTCCTCAAGCTGCTCTCTTTCACTCTCCTCCACCTACATGCCACAGCAAAGTGGACCTTTTGGCATTAACTGAAATGTACACAGAgctaataaaaaacaaaaaaaatttaaacagcAAAAAAGAAATGAGAAAGATGGGTTGCTTTACAGGCTCTGCGGCACCCATGCCGGCGGTATGACGTGACACCGGTGTCAGCGGCGGTGGTGTTGTCTGGAATGTTTCGTGTTTTGTACGTATTTGTGTAATTATCTCTCCGAAGTCTATCTATCTATCCATGGTTGTGGTGGTGCTGTTACTGGTGCCGGTGGATGCTGACTCTTCTCTCCTATTTTTCACAAACGTAAATACTGACCTCAGAGGATCTGACTGTGTGGGACCCGCCCGGTCATAGCATAGGTATGGCTAACGTGCTCCAGTGGCGCGTGTGTGACTTTGACCAATGAGAGAGGGCCTGGTGGGTTCATGTCAGATTGAGGATGAAGCACGTTTAAAATAGAGTTTTTCTGCGGTTGGTGTCTGGGAGTGAATTGTCAAGAAAAAGCAGCCTCTACTGGTAAATGACCAatgttttcattaaaaatacgtttgaatatataataaaaaaattaaggattcgtttggatgtgcttttaaaatgactgaaagcattttagagaaaatattttttggtttcaaaatcccttaaagtgctttcttttatataatatacttgcatttttactaagaattagttctaaaaatattttcaacaaaaggactttcagttattttaaaagaacttccaaacgagctctaagtattttttgaaaaaaatatgcaataTGCGTTTTTTTTAAAAGTGCTTATGGAGCACTGGTAGCTTCTATGCGGAAGATAGTTACAAACACGGAAATTTGTTCAATACTATTTATCAATCAATGAATGATAAATAGTATCCAATGTGTGCTTTCAGTCAATACTATTTATCAATCAATGAATGATAAATAGTATGCAATATGTTCTTTTAGTCACAAACACGGAAATTTGTTCCATACTATTTATCAATCATTGATAAATAATGAATGATAAATAGTATGCAATATGTGCTTTCAGTCACAAACACGGAAATTTATTCCATACTATTTATCAATCAATGAATGATAAATGGTATGtaatattttcaacaaaagtgtttttagtcattttaaaagtacattcaAACGAGTTATAAGTGTTTTTTGAAAAAGTATGCAatatgtgctttttttttttaaaagtgctTATGGAACACTGGTAACTTCTATGTGGAAGATAGTTACAAACACGGAAATTTGTTCAATACTATTTATCAATCAATGAATGATATGGGAAGAAATTACAAACATTAATAACGAAATATTTCtaacaaaaaatatgaaaaattaaaatagttataaaaattaaatttaataataaaacacTCGTAACATTAAATGTTGTGCAACATTAACCTTATAACGTTTTTAGTTGTAAAAACAATTTTGGCCCGTACAAATACAATTGTTTCAAATTGCATATATCTATCTATTCTATTAAGAGAACCTTCATTGTCaactttttttcctctttttttttcaattttgccctcattttttgatacacaatacttATATAagaagggcaaaatagtaattttgtatcttttgagaaaatgacaaccatatcctcatttttcttatgggagattatattcacacactccAAATTACTTCTTTCatacccttttaattttttaataactttttatcaagtgttagtgatgtgtagaaaatattaaaaaattaaaaaggtgtggaagaagtaatttgggatgtgtgaatataatctatCTTTcttattttaccctcactttagatacataatatttacataaagagagcaaaatggtaattatgtaatattaagaaaaatatgccCTTATTAAAAGACTCCATACTCtttttaaaaaatgtaaaaactaATTACActccttaataaaaaaacaaaaaaaacaaaaattgtttacacaaagtgtgtgctcaTCTTCTGGTACTTATAAATGAAATGAACATTAACTTATTCTGAAATATAAAACTATTTATTGacctaaattaaatttattaccATTTCTAAAAATGATAAACTCACATTTTTGTTCTCCTTACACGGCCACTACAAGCCCATGTTTAATCTTGTTCTTTATTTTCgtttaatttattcaacttgttggctaaaaataaaaattagtatttGAGACAGCAGAGAGGGTGTGTGAAGATATGCTGTTTATTTTCAAACAACCCTCAGTGCATAGAGAAACTTTCTTGAAACACCACCGATAATATAGATAAGTGTCATCAGTTGTATAAGAAAATTCATTCTCATCTTCAAATAAgttgtcaaattttaaacataaatttcaaattctATAGATTATGTGGCACTTTGACATTTTTAAAGTTGTATTCTCCACtcaatatgtcaaattaaactattattttattatattattttattttcaaaatttcttatttatgttttaaaagttaCATTTATAAATAACTCATAATAAAAATTCTTAACAAGATATGTGTGCTGAAGCTGCAAACACGAAGAAGCTACAGGATGCGTGTTGCCGGCTTGTCAATCAAATACGAAGAAGCTGCAATGTCCGTTGAAGCTGCAATTCGAGACATCTGCAAACTCATTGGCCATTTAAATTCATATAAATTCAGTCTAAATAAAAGCAGACATGAAACATcttaaacccattaattaatcaataaaatgcattaaataattaattaaaaaaaattgaagctaCTGTCAATTTTGGCAGCAAGGGTGACATGTCAATCCATGTCATGCCATATCAGATTTAGATTTTCGGTTAGAAAATATTGTTGCTGTCTTGTTTGATTGTTAGTGCTAAATTAGACATTTTGACATCTCTTTTCAAAATAGTTTAAGGGTTTAGACTAACGGAAGTTTGAATTTTATGGTTGCGGAATTATTGGACGGATGAgatgaaattataaaaatgaGTAATGGTGGCATAAGAAGCAAAGCATTGACTTTTGTGTGAGAAAAGGAGAAAGAGGCGTatgcaaaaagaaaacaaaaacccacctTTTCGTATGCTTGTGTTTTTGTTACATGAAATTCCATAAATTGCTTACGTTTACCGATTGGGAACAAACAAGCAAGCAAAGTATAATTTAGTCCTCAAATTAATTTAGGTCATCGTGATTTATGACCATTACTATATATAGTTGTGTtcaacattaaaaaataaataaatgaaaccgCTTAAGTGGTGTTCGCTCATTGGTCGCTCAAGTGTGTTAACACGaggtttatttatattttggtcaaattggattaattatttcTATGGTCAAAATTAAGATTTAACTCTTACAGTGAAAGACGGTTATgaattttaacttaaaaatgtGATTTCTATTAAAAGTCTGTTAAAAGTAGGGGTAAAATTGTATTTTCGGCCCAATTagcataaaaaacaaaaaacaaataaaaatcaattttacaaaaatagaaagaagaaaaaaatcaccaattcaaagctcacaacCGCCATAACCTCCTCATTCACGCCCAAATTCCCCATATCCCAAAATTCTCAATCTTCTTATCGCTTTTATTAGTGATTTCTTAATAGCAAATGCGTAGTTCAAGGGATGGTTTATTGGTCTTTAATCTTAAAATTGTGGTTAGCTCGCCGGTTCACATCTAAAGCAACGAGACACACCAAAACAAAGAGAGTAGACGAAAATGTTGAGAAAAGCGACGGCAACGGTCAATGGTCGGACCCATCACCAAAGTTCATGTTGTTGATCAATGAAGATGTTGGGGTGTAGACTGTGTAGTTTATCAGTAGTAGCCATATTATTATAATGATAATgttagagaaattaaatttatagaaaaaattttgaaaattaaaagactaaacTTTGATGATTAGTTTATTATTTAAGCATGATAAACATGTTCATTCATATTGGTGACATATCTTtatatttagggaactttaacgaaaaactcctagtattgtttactttaacgaaaaatcacatttttacactaaaaaatcaatcatagtactattcactttatcctttattttgtcattatcgttaaaactcaaagttttcaagcctttttcattagtatcagggaaaactaatgaaaaaaatttgaaaactttgagttttaacgataaggacaaaataaagggtaaagtgaatagtatcaggattgactttttagtgtaagaatatgattttttattaaattaaataatatcgaaatttttttgttaaagttctctaTATTTAATCTTCCATAATACTAACACGAAATACTTAAAAGGTGAACTCTTGAATATATTTCATCTTATTAGTCAAGACTCAAAAAGTATTATTGTTCCTTACTACGCACATCACTGAATTTTCGATGCAAGTCTAAGTCGTGTAAAATCTCCAAAGTTCTATATGCTACCCTTTTGACCTGCAACAAAGTTGAAGttgaaaagtaaaaattgaGAAAAGTCAAAGAGAACTACATGCACCAGAAACTCCACGTGGATGTGACAGACCATCTGGCGGGCCCCACCTTCGGGTGAGAAGATGTAAAGGTGTTGAGATTAGTGGGCCTGGCCCATCAGATGGATGACTCAGATACACCTCAACTTCGTTTTATGCGTCTGCGTCACAGTCCCGTCCTTTTGTATTAAAGGACGGAAAATTATTGTATTACAAAGTAGAAATAGACAgcatcaatttttatttttttatttttttattgaacaaTATTATCTTCGTTGAAGGAAAGGAATAAGTTTAACTTCACAATGAATTagcaataatataattaaattcgTATTTGGTgggaatcgaacttaagacttctcacttacaaatgaagagaaatatcactagaccatagtactaaatgACAAAGAGCACCAATATTAGAACTAAACGGTTTTTTATTTACAAGTAAAAGATCTCATATTCAACTTACATGAATGACAATAACGTATTATAATTGTCTGATGTTTAATACCTAGTTTGTGACTAGCCTGTTGTATGGTCTAGCCCAAATATCCCTCCACTAGAATAGAATATCCCTTTAAAGTAGAATATCGTtgcatttaaaataaaaaaatcaaaaagtaAAAGATTCATGGTTCGACTCAAATTAATGAcgttttcaataaattataatcTTTTTGTGGCTTAACTCAATCTCCCTCCCCCTCCTAGAGTCCTAGGGTATAAAACCCGTTTAATTTCACCATAATATCGTAGTGACATTGGTAGTGCTATGATGAAATCATACTTAATTTCACCATAATATAGTGGCGACATTGGTAGTGCTATGATGAAATCATACTAAACGGGCCCTTAtggtatacaacaacaacaacaacaacaaagccttttcccactaagtggggtcggctatatgaatcctagaacgccattgcgctcggttttgtgtcatgtcctccgttagatccaagtactctaagtcttttcgtagagtctcttccaaagttttcctaggtcttcctctacccctttggccctgaacctctgtcccgtagtcacatcttcgaaccggagcgtcagtcggccttctttgcacatgtccaaatcatcggagccgattttctctcatctttcctacaatttcggctactcctactttacctcggatatcctcattcccaatcttatcatttctcgtgtgcccacacatcccacgaagcatcctcatctccgctacacccattttgtgtacgtgttgatgcttcaccgcccaacattctgtgccatacaacatcgctggccttattgccgtcctataaaattttcccttgagcttcagtggcctacgacggtcacacaacacgccggatgcactcttacacttcatccatccagctcgtattctatggttgagatctccatctaattctccgttctcttgcaagatagatcctaggtagcgaaaacggtcgctttttgtgatcttcgctagattgctccggtcattagtgtggataagtatataaatggatagagataggaaagcaaacacaagatgtacgtggttcacccagattggctacgtccacggaatagaagagttctcattaattgtgaagggtttacacaagtacataggttcaagctctcctttagtgagtacaagtgaatgatttagtacaaatgacattaggaaatattgtgggagaatgatctcgtaatcacgaaacttctaagtatcggagtgtggtgtcgtcttgacttgccttatctgtctcataggtagatgtggcatcttctctggaagtactcttcctccatccaggggtggtatctttaactggtggagatgcacaaggtaatgtatcaatttcacttgaagcttacttgtagtctcaggcttggtcaagcgcgatacaaaccatgtagtaggagtcccccaagtcgccgagctagggggtctgctgaaagaggtgacagacaaggtaagcaatcagagctccgactgattgttcaccttctccccatcttgcagcagcatgaaggataaagagaagaaaaatgagaagagatgatatgagatacttttgcttttgaagaagtaactttccacaggc
Proteins encoded in this region:
- the LOC126628416 gene encoding protein PNS1-like isoform X2, with translation MSMLQRLNPTNPLRIVINSKTRAATPPPPPVRFSNIRGFGGGHGGATATPSPPQFASHTNTPQHSQPRSTPTPQPSFTTLNSRKYTNKISLFLFLLHMVAAIGLVGFLLFRGVQGLIEASDNKVKRAEKRVLKFFLPQVEAASLLSIVFAFAWQKAVRLWPKFFIHFILWTTFVMSLSAGILLICFQKPPTDGVAVCFIAFAIGNGLYACWITQRIGFCSKILIKSLEPVSKFPDLNQPTYWMLGVGFLWMSLLILAVIGALNFYFPPLIIILLVLSLAWTAEVMRNVANMTVSRVISLYYLRGMQSNTQFCFQRALSKNLGSACLGSLFLPSIEALRIVARALNLLKGEDEFMFSCAHCCLKVMECIFRYGNGWAFIQIAVYGKGFVRASQDTWELFERQEMEPIVDSDITSSICFLTGVCSGSICVIVVAAWTARVHQSFTATISLLTFFIGYLMTRIAMALPHACVGSYFVCYAENPDNRLFDNTIKDRIALMKSGRDVVVPTPRVPRRFAR
- the LOC126628416 gene encoding protein PNS1-like isoform X1; this translates as MGAAEPVEESEREQLEEREDYGRKEEEEEEEEEDVRDVVEGEVGFEEQAVAAERNININTNHGNNNINQNESEGDVHMSMLQRLNPTNPLRIVINSKTRAATPPPPPVRFSNIRGFGGGHGGATATPSPPQFASHTNTPQHSQPRSTPTPQPSFTTLNSRKYTNKISLFLFLLHMVAAIGLVGFLLFRGVQGLIEASDNKVKRAEKRVLKFFLPQVEAASLLSIVFAFAWQKAVRLWPKFFIHFILWTTFVMSLSAGILLICFQKPPTDGVAVCFIAFAIGNGLYACWITQRIGFCSKILIKSLEPVSKFPDLNQPTYWMLGVGFLWMSLLILAVIGALNFYFPPLIIILLVLSLAWTAEVMRNVANMTVSRVISLYYLRGMQSNTQFCFQRALSKNLGSACLGSLFLPSIEALRIVARALNLLKGEDEFMFSCAHCCLKVMECIFRYGNGWAFIQIAVYGKGFVRASQDTWELFERQEMEPIVDSDITSSICFLTGVCSGSICVIVVAAWTARVHQSFTATISLLTFFIGYLMTRIAMALPHACVGSYFVCYAENPDNRLFDNTIKDRIALMKSGRDVVVPTPRVPRRFAR